The Macadamia integrifolia cultivar HAES 741 unplaced genomic scaffold, SCU_Mint_v3 scaffold1185, whole genome shotgun sequence DNA segment TTATAATCCTAACATGACGAAAtctttgagggaaaaaaaaactaatagtaTCTTATAATTGTAAATCCTAATAAGATAAAAGTTGACAGTACATCAGAGTTATCTAACAACTGTACATATAACCACCAGTCGAGggacagaaaaaagaaaaaaagtctgGATCAGGTTGAAGTAAGAGAAAGATTCCTTgtccctattttttatttatttatttatttggtaatAGGTACATCTTTGATTTGAacatttagaatctattaaatataATAGAGTAATAGAAACAGTAGATtctaagggtccgtttgataacgtttcaagaaacgcgtttctaccgtttctgtttccagaaacgatagaaacggagtaaaaagcgtttgataaaactgtttcgtttcacttattttcagaaatagaaatagaaatttttacttatttatggttcaagaaacgacccaacttgtttcgccgtttctggaaacgacttgtggccattctttcactgaTTAGTATccacttctaaaaacatgacttatcaaactccttcaattccgtttctgtttctagaaataaaaatttatgtttctgccgtttcttgaaacagaaacgactgaaacgttatcaaacgggccctaaatgtTCAGAACAGGCAAGTGCAAGATTGTTCTGATGCATGAACCTGacttagattaaaaaaaaaattgatcaaataaatGGTGCATGATTGACTCAATCTGAACTCGATTTGGTGTCTTCAGTGTTTGGTGACTTGACTGATCAGATGGTAGCATCAGCAACAAACAACTAGCCAAGGAGAGGTGCCTTGTGGGACAGTTGAAGGGCCCTCTTCgtcattggggggggggggggggtgaggtgGTTGCATGGGTTAGTAGAGTTCACTACATGGAGTAGAGGAAGCTCACATAcagagaagaggagggaggatACAGCAAGCTGGTTGAGGGCAGATGGTGTTAGTGACGTGGTCATATGGTCTCATCCCAACCACTAAAGACCAGGTCAAAGAGACCCAAACAAAATGGACATTTTTTGGGGAACGGGATTCCACATTGTTGAATTGAGCCATTGTAATCTCCAATAATGGTTTTATCAACTCCTATATATTTTACAAACATTTGAATAAGAAAGTTATTCAAAACAAAACACAGGTATACGGAGCCTTAAATCACCCCATATCTGAAACTCATTATAACTGTTattatctctctctattttctctttgattttagAACAGAAAAACAGTTTAGGATAACTTGAGTTCATCTTCGGCAGTAGCTCGTAATGTCGGCAGAAGCTCgccaatggtatcagagccagcgGCTTCTTGGGGTCTATCGACGGGAGAGAAGATTTTTTGTGGTCAAAGTTTGACAAGAACTGATTCTTGAGTACTAACAGGAGCTTCGCTCGCTGGAGTTTTTATACCACCGACCCTTTTGTTGAGaagttttgaaaagaaaataacaccTCTGTTGTCAGGCCTGACAATCTCTTATTATtatatgggtaatttacagcgccaccccctgaagaatgccaatattatacgaacaccccttctctttcaccaaattagattcagaccccctaccgtcagtcactgttagaGAATAAACctcaaatgctgacatcagcaggtccttttttttttaaataccattttacccttaaataccattttaccttaaaaaaaaggtTATACTCTCTGCAACGTCTTAACTAGTTAGGtcttgttctctcaacctcgtCAGACCATTCCTAATCTATGGTCGCCGCTGGGAAGctgggagagaggaagaggggaagagaggaagagaagggtgAAGTTACGACGCTATAATCCGTGGTCGCCACTGGGTGAAGTGGGAGAtaggaagaggggaagagaggaagagaagagtgaagacaaaTCTGCCCTCGATTTAATCTGTGGTTGCCGCTGGGAAGctgggagagaggaagagaagattgAAGTTGCGTCGCTATAATCCGTGGTCGCCGCTGGGTGAAGTGGGAgattggaagaggggaagagaggaagagaagagtgaagacaaaTTTGCTCTCGACCTCTGCACGAACCGTCTATGGTCGCCGTCGGGAAATctaggagagaggaagaggggaagagaggaagagaagagtgaagaaaaatcTTCTCTCGACATCTGCAGGGAACGTGAGGGTGATCCGACAGATATCGGTACAACCCTTCTTCGACGGCAAAGAGAGGAAGGCGTAGGAGATCCTTCTCCGTTGCTTTGCTTCCATTCCGTTTCTTAAACTTGGATTCTATACCATTGGGAAAGAAATCATCGACCTTTGCTTGGATCGGATCTGCAAGCTCGTGGATAACTGTACTAGTCTCCAAGGTTTCCTGGTTTTTCTTCAACAAGCCAAAGCTGGGTGCTCTGAACGATCGCCGACggtcttctaaaaaaaaaaaacatcaccAATGGTCCAAATCTATAGATGTCATCTGAAGCCCGTGATGCCAGATCCAGATAGTAGAGAGACGAGTCAGTGGgagtgaagaaggagaaggaatctcTGCAGTCACCGTCGCTGTCACTGTCGCCATCGCCGTCGCCGTTGCCGTCGCCGTCGGCATCTCCCCCATCCGCCATCAGGTTACAACATGAGTTTTTAGTGAATAGGAAGGGTAGaacggtcattttaactcttgatttaacagtaactgacggtagggggcctgagtctaatttggtgaaatagaggtggtgttcctataatactggcattctccaggggggtggcgttgtaaattacccttattataTTCTTTTACATTACTAGCTGCTGTCATAAGAGTAGATGCAACTTCCCCATCTTAAAATATTCAACCTGTTTTTATATTCGACTTCATATGACCCTTCTGGATATgccttagtttttttttgtttttttgtttttttgtttttttttttttttgtgataaatTCTGGATATGTTCTACCAGTTTATTACATTAGAATTAAATACTTCTGTCTTTACATATGTCAATAGATTTAGAATATTAGTTGTTTATTGCTTTAGAATAAATATTTCTTATCTTTATATGTCATGCTAGCCGAATAGatttaaaatattaattaattaagcaTATGATATCATATAGCTCCATTCTTTATTTCATTACCTTAGAATATATATTGTTAACTTCAACTTTACTAGTAAGTAGATACCGTAGCAATCCTAGATTTATCCATTGAGAAGCGTGAAAATAATTATGATGTACATCAAAGGAACTAAACACTTAAGATTATGTTTTCAAGCAAAAAACTTGAGGTTATTGGATACTCCGGTGTTGATTTCTAAGGTGACAGTCATCTCTGATCATGTGTTCATATATGGAGGTACAATAGTTTCTTGGAATAACAAGAAACAAAGGTATATTGTTAGGCACACACAGGAAGTTGAGTACATTGCTTGTAGTATGACAAGTACTCATGCAATCTAGATAAGATGGTTCTTAATGGGATTTGGGTTGGATCTTGTTAATGGACCAGTGGAAATATTCTATGACAATCAAGCGGCAATAACCTTGATACACAGTGGTAAGAAAAATAGTTCGAAGGGAAAACATATGAAAATATAGTACCACTATATTCGAGATATAGtagaaaaatgtgaaattaaAGTAATATACATACCTACGAGTGATATGGTTGTCGATTCCCTTACAAAGGGGACTTCGTGCAAAAGCTTATATTCAGCATGTAAATTTAATGAGACTTAGAATAATctatgtttatatatatatatatatatatataggatttaGAGCAATGTTCCTCATCATGACAATGTTTTTATTGTTCCTAGAAATGAGAACAGAAATGGATATATCATGGTGGATGTTCCTAGAAATGAAAACTAAATCTTTGTGTATTCGACCAGCATGGCCAAGTAGGAGATGTTAATGATGTGGTCATATGGCTtcatcctaatccctaaaagaTTAGATCAAAGAGACCTAAGCAGAATAGAGATTTTTGGGGGAGGGGCAATTCCACGTTGTTGAATTAAGCTATTGTAGTCTCCAATAATGGCTCTATCAACTCCTATATATTCCACAGTATTGGAGTTGAAAAGTTATCCAAAACAAATCAAACATCACTCATTATTTGAAGCTCATTATAActgttattttctctctctgtcttctcTGTGATTTTGGAACAAGAAAACGGCTTGGGATAACTTCAGTTCATCTTCGACAGAAGCTCGTCAGATGGGAGTGGCCGAACATTGCCATCATCAACAGGTGGAGTTTGATTCAAAAGAGACTAGACGTCGAATGAGCTCAAACAAAGATAGATGATGAAGAGTAACTGTATtaactttcttattttctgcaCTCAActgattgaaaattttaatatctCTTGGAGGAAGACTAAAGAACATGGCTTGAGGTCATTTTTGCTCTTTTTGGTACAAtctaattttcattttccaaCAGTTTTAATGATTGATATTTTGATCTtccatgttttacttttttcttgCAGCTTACCGTCTTTTGGTGGCATCTCCTTACTATAAGGTTtgatagatttttatttattgacaaaaaaaaaaaaaaaaaagaagattgacgacgaatttgatgaatgaccATGGGCCGGCGACGGTAGCATACCCTGAACCTGAAGATGTCATAATCATAGATGTGATCCATCATCAAATTATTACCATATAATGGTCAACAGGAGGAACCCAAATCCCATCACCATTTAGGatgaaaaaattaaaggaactCCCTTTTCAGTTTAGATGTGACAGTGTGACCAACTTTAATAGTACCAAATATCTGTTTaacttgtctttttttttccagggcTGTGCATGCCCCATTGAATGGAATAATTTCCATGTTAGGAGGTAGGAGTGGTCCTCATATCATGCTGAAACATTTAGTAGCCAGACGAGAAGAAAGCAAAAATAATTCCCATAGTAGCCGAGCAAAATGGGAGTAATTCAAACTGAAAAAATGGGACTGTGGGAGAGCAATACAAGAATTGTATTGCTAGGCGAAGCTCCCTTTATTGGAAGAACTCGGGATCAACACTCGTCAAATCTAGAGGAAGACTGTCTCGATCTTTAACCCCCTTAGATATGTGGCTTggcagattttttgttttcttgtttctgTTGTCAAATTTGAAGACCTCATTTACAAATGAAATTATTGATTTCCATGTGAAGACTGTATTGTAAGCAAGGTCATCTTTTCTGCAAGTTTGTGTTTCCACATATAAATAGATTGATTTTCACTTCGTTTCTATGCCTCTTTTTAGACTGatttctattgtttctttcAAATTATTGGGTTCTTGAAGCTATTTTCATGTATTCCAAAAGGCGATGCCACCGCCGGCCGTCGTCGATGCTACCGTCAGTGGCCGATGCCGCCACCACTGCTCTAAACCATTGCCGGTGGTCCAAATTTTTGGGAGAAAGATAAATTAGGTCTTGGAATGGATGAAAGATATAGTAActtattacaagggtattttaggtattttataTTTACTTCATATTCaataaggatattttggtatttaaaacaaaatataattgctgacatcaacatataaggcATATTCCTTAACGGTGACGGACGATAAGGAATCTGAGTCTCATTTGGTGAAAAAGAGTgagtgttcctataatactggcattctccagtgGCTGGTGCTTTAAATTACCGTTATTTATATTGATCACGTCATGTGAAAGTATCATACTCCTATTGTCCCACTtatttgctgagtttctttgtttatcCAAGGTTTATTCTATCTATCAGTAGATGAATGTCACTCTATTTCATTGAATATCTCATAAAGATCGGTCCAACTCCTCATTTTAGTCTTGAATTCTACCATTTTAATTTGAACAGGAATGTCACTCTATTTCATTGAATATCTCATAAAGATCAGTCCAACTCCTCATTTTAGTCTTGAATTGTACCGTTTTAATTTGAACAGGAGTTACTGATCATACCAACAATATATCAGGATGGGTTGTTGACGtttatttattaagaaaaaagtcTCTCACTCTATGCAGAATACATCATGATAAGAAAAAACATATTGAAGTCACCACTTGAGGCCTACTCTTTTGGAAGAAGCAGGTGAGAGCTAACTGGGCATTGGAAGAAATCTAGAGTGACTCTAAACATTTGCAAAACTTCTCTATGACAATAGTACCAAATAGTGGCCTTGGAGCGTTATTCCTCTTTTTGTATTATGTCTATAAGTTTTTATTCGTTCCTCATTTATGTCTCAGGTCTACTAACGAATTGCTCCTTTTGTTGAGAATTTAGCCCTCTTGGTGGTATACAAACAAGTAAAAATCAGGAACTCTAATCCACGCATGGATTTaagttattttcatttatgaaattttccTCTTTCAAAAAATTAGTCTTGATAGTGGTGACTAGAAGAGTTGTAATATCAATTATTTGATGGTAGAAGTTTCACTTAGCGGCTCCATAGTTTTTTCCTTCGGTGGTTGAAGGAGTTTCCACTATAAATTATGGTGTATTCTTTTATTACATGCCTGCTTAGTTAATATTCATGGGATACTATTCAAGTGTACTATTCACGAGCATAGCTAATCATCGTTGTATTTCTCTGTTGACTTACACTTTTTCTTCGATAAAGCTCTAGTGACTTGCACACTGGTGGAAAACTCAGTTATCATTTTTCCCAACATTATTTATTGGCAAAACAAGTAAGGGTGTCTCTAGTTAAGACATCTAATTCTACCATAAGGAAAATCAAATGGCAAATGTATCCATTGGATACCTACAACATGGTTTGAATATACCAAGTATCAAAATTTACATCCACattcaatcatttacttttCAATGTATTAGCCTACATTCCTATGCATATCCATCTATATggcttggtttcggttttgTGGATTACCCAGACCTGAAAaccttctcctttatttattttgttcaaAGGTTGGCAGGGGGTTTAGGTGCATGGGAGGGagggaaaacaaaaaggaaggTTACTATCGAACCTTAGTCTAATAGGGGGAGATATATGTTAATCATCAGGTTGGTGGACCATAAAACTTCTCTCAAAGAAAAAatatctcttttttcctttccccaccccccccaaaaaaaacaaaaaggttcAAACTACAGGACAGCAGCGGGGCTTGAGGCGTGCAGATCCTCTGTAGCATGTTACACCAAGTAGAGCAGATCCAAGGGCTGGGAGTACCTTGGGCTGCACGTGCAAACCTTGGGCTGCATGTCTGAGGGCTCCCAGCCTTTGAAGCTGTGATACATGGTATAACGCACTACAGAGGACTCAATCAATCCGGGCTTGAAATGGACAACAAAATCAATTTGCTCATAGTTCTTAAtgtgtgattttattttattttattttattttattattattattttttaacgaAGTTGTTGACAATTTGTTTTTTGCATTCTCTGTGTTGAAGACTTGGAGTTTTCTGATGTCTTAACAAAAGTTATTTTTTGGCtgtcaagggaaaaaaaaaaacaaaagggaaattcTGGCTCATAAATAATGAATCTGATCAGTGTATTTAGAGTCCAAACTACAATAAAATACCTGAGTCAGTTTTGAAATGCATTATTTGGTGACAAAAGCGGTCAGTGTTGATTCTGATCCTAATCGGATAGAAATTGGCTTGAATCAGTCTGTAAAACCTTAGAATCAGCATTTTCAAGGTATAAACAACACTACAAATCGGCTGTATCGATTCTCATTCTCATCTGAATCGGgtgattcttgatttttaaaaccttgagtaGAGCGGGCCACTTAAACTGACGCTCATCGCAtctcatgggtttttttttttctatctcaTTTAATATGCAAATTCAAGAGAAATCCACCATAGGAGTGTCTCGGCCAATCAGAGGTTTTGAAAGCCAAAACACCTTTCGAATAGAGGGTGGTTGGGATTTGTATCATGAGGCTCACAGAATATGTGAGGTGGTGAGCATTTATATTATTGAGAGTTTAAAAACACGTGAATTGAGCTTTGATGCTTTAAGAATACTTCAGTTGAGGCTTACAATGATCCGTCAAAAACAGATTCATCCAAAGTACAAATTTCAGAATGGAAGTCCTTAGGGGCCAAATTTAGATTTGGGAGTAGGTTGGGAAGACACAAGGAGGATGGATGAGACGTCCAATTGTGTACTGCAAGCTTACTTGACTAAGGTTAACATTCTTTGGCATAAAGTAGACGATATCTATTTTCACTTCAGCTGCCTGTGGTAGTCGTTTCGTTTtataggaacaagaaaacaaaatcttttGTTTGGTGTCAAtggtttgtttttccattttttttttttttcaaagaaccGGATAAAAAGAAATGCCAGAAATGAGAAATTGAGTTCCATTCCAAAACAAAATGTTGACACGAAACATCGTTTCTAGAACAGAATAACTGCCAAACGCAGCCAATATTCCAAATATTGTTCCAAGAAACAtttcccacaaaaaaaaaaaaaaaatgaacatttctcaccaaaaaaaaacaataaatagcAGTTGCGGCATTGGGGAAGAATGAATGCATTGGATTACCCCCAAAGacagattattattattattacttaatgtaaattttatttagaGAATTCAgacataataacaataataaatgaCAAGCATGGGCACTCACCACATAAACTATGAGTAGTACAAAATATGCTGGCGACCCTCATATGTAAGATAAGATACAACATATGCAATGTACTAAGCTAACACCTGCAAAAAGATCCACAAACCATAAACATTAAAGTTCCAATAACCCAATTTAAGAAGATTGTGAATGCAGTAAAAGCTATACACATTTTTTTCCTGCACTTTACTTTCTCATTAGACAACCTATTCTTTAAATATAGTATTTAAAGCAATATTGTGGTaccctccacacacacacacacaggggtgtaagtttagcaCTGACGATCCGAACCCGCCCTAAGCCCGAACCCTATCTAACCCGACTATGAGGGCCAACCTGGCCCAACTCGACCCAACCCTATGTGGGGTTGGGCCGGGCCTaggttgaggcatagaaaactCAGCCTAACCCTAACCCGTTGTGAGTCTAACCCCgattattattgtgctttgtaGAATGCATGTCTCTCCTAGCCAAGGGAGTttcttgttgttgtcattgagtttcttgtgtaacaagaatatgatagaGAACAATATAGCCAAAAGAGAGAGCATAAAGCCAAAGGATAAACCCATCTCTACAACCATGAAATAAGAAATGAGGAGAGGTGGGGGTTTGCAATAGTTGAGTTTTTTGGTCCTTATATATTGGAAATTAAGCATTATTGtagatcaagatgaaattctaacaacagtgaattggattatgtcttaataTGTTGACTTTTGATGGAGGGGATTAAAAATAGGGTCACATGGAAAAATAGGGGCACATGAaatctccatgaaagaatgataaaatatcacaTTCAGTATAGTTTAATGGAGGAattcattttagggttttaattaaaaaatcggGTTTCAATTCATTTTAGGAATTGAAATCGGAATTGAATCGTACTTATcggaatgtgattccactaagaagaccAGCTAGGGCCAACCCGGCTCAATCTGGCCCAACCCTGAGCCCGGTGGGGTTGGGCCTAAGCATGAACCCGACAgtgttgggtttgggttttaagaaacctggccctgtttcacccctaggcAGAACAAAACTAGAAAAAACTAGGGCAAGGGTTTCTCACTCCTTAAAAGCAAATACATTTTGGCATGCGACTCATCTCAGGGCACTACAAAAAATTCTAAACTgcaaaatttcagaattttttttttttttttttcttgataggtGAAACTTCCTCATTTTCTCATAATTCTATTTTCTTGAGAGGAAATCACAACACTAGCTGGTTGACATTTTACTAACAGTCTACATTGTAGGGACCAAAAATCAGTGTagcaaatgaaaaattttcattattcaaATCTAAGCGAGATACTGGTTCTTAGcagaaatctgaaattttttgtATTAGTCTTGCAAGTTCTATATCTGTGTTGACATACAACCACTCCAAAACTTGTACTCTCCATTAATATATATAAAGCCATCATCCTATGTATCTCCCATAACTATAATGAGGATAACAAAGTAACTAATCAGAGAGAAAATTTATTAAAAGTTTTCAGAGTACTTGATGTGTTACCTCTCCCATCCATAATATGTAACATTGCAGGTGCAGTAGCATCACTAAGCAACCTGCAGAGACCACAACAATGTTGTCTTAAACCAAGTGAAGCCATGTGTATGTACTGTCATCATAAACTTATTCCTGTTTTCTCAGGTTCCATGTATACTATGTCCCCTAACATCATGGCATACTTCTGGACCTTGCTTGGTTTCTGTGGTCCAAATGCAAGGGTTTGCAGTATACATTCTATTGGAATCTAAACTAATTAGAAACGGAGACTTGAAAGCAATTTACTGTATAACAGTAACTCCCGACATCAAGACGCTATGAATCAATTTATCCACCACCATAACACAGATATTGTTGTGTCAGTATCAATATGCAATGTTGTCTCTGCATATCAGTTATGGTTATCAGGCAATAGGCTTTACACATCGGTATCTTACCTCTGCATCAATGGAAGAGAAAACAGATTTGACATCCATAAAGACCTCTCCAATAGGTTTTCCTGCATCAATCTGAGAAAGATATATTGGTTAAATGGCATAtcagaaattttttaaaatatgtgGTGTGTGAAAGGAAAGTCAACCAGAAATTACCTTCCGAACCTTTCCCTTCGAATCATAATACTCAACCACGGGGAGACTGGATTCTAAGAAAACCTTAAACCGCTTCCGGATTGTATCTATGTTGTCATCTTCTCTACCCTTCATAACCCATTAGAACATATTAACTCACAGAAAACACCCAAAGTATAGGgaaaagcaagaagagaagagtgTCCAAAGATGAAGTGACCACAGAACTCATAGGAAGCTATTTTAACCTGGTTCCTATTCAAAATTCGCCTCTCCATCTCCTCCTCTGAACAatcaaaaaataatacaaattcGGGAATAATTCCTGTCTGCAAGTAATGCCAAAAATAGTCATAAATAACGAAAGATAAAAGGTACACCAGAAGTTAAGAGAATCATTGAGAATTGAACATTCCAACCAGATCAGGGTCCACATAAAAACATGCTAAATGGAGTTGAATTGTGTAATTGAACAAATGGTCTTACAACTTTCTCAAAGGCAGCACGGTTCTCTTCATTACGGGGGAAGCCATCGATAAGGAATTTGTCATTATCACTCTCCTGCATTGCCCGTTGGAGAAGCTTAATTGTTACTTCAGAAGGAACAATTTTCCCCTCCTTAATCATGTTCTGGATCATTGTACTGCCACAATAAAGATAACTATTAGAGGCATAGTTAAAGAGCAAGATGATGTACAGAAACAATATCATTTAACTGAAAGTAGAACCTTAAAGTATATCAacattacaatatatatatatatatatatatgtatatatatatatatattcaactTAAAGTAGTTGGAAAAATATGGCCAGGTCTGACTGTCCACTCATGGAGTATCTGTCCGGTATCTATGTGCCAAAAATACATGCATGGGAGGCATTCACTTGATCAGGCCAGCCTAGAAGGTTCTAGTTAAAAGTTGGAGTTGGTCGATAGTTCCAATCATCTGACACATCACATTTCTAGTTTTTTAATAGTACTAGAAAGAAATTAGCCTTTTTCagtggaaaaaaagaaattagcATACAAAGCATAATACTTGCATCAGATTGTCAGGATCATCCAAAAAAGGTCCATGCTTGGTCAATGAGGTTTCCTTGATGGACCAACCATATAGTTTTGGACTGGTCTGGGGTCCACACCCAAACATTTCTCCAAGTCAACACAAGTGTTGACAAAAAAGAGACAGGAAATGGGTGGAAATTCATCAATGTCCCTGAGAATCTTTAAGTCAAAGACATACTCAATTAGGAGAAAacaagaaatggagaaaatatgGTACGTCACAAAGAATAAAATTTATGAAGTATTTGTATCCAACACAAGATCGTCTAAAATTGATATTAGAGCATGTTGTGCATGTCTGTTAAGGTGGACTTTGAACCATTTAATGGATCTTACCAAAATAAAGCCTTGCCTAGAAATAGCCTAGCAACTAGATCTTTTGATTGGTTAGCagtaagaataaaaaataaaataaaataaaataaaaataaaaaattgcaaaCTTTCCGTATTCTTTTTCATTGCCAAGTAGCGATTGAGATGCAAGAGtcaaaccccaccccaataTCTAGTTAGAGCATTAGGATCCTTATTCTTGCCAGATTTTATCTAATATCTTCAATGCACTTTGCATTGAGCCTGACATCAAGCTGATTTAATGGACCATTCAAATAATCTAACCACTGGTGCCCCATCAGTTTCTGATCTTCCAAAGTTCTGCATTGTATCCACTGTGTATTTCAAGTGGTCATGGTTTTTTATGCCAACAAAGAATTTTACATCATACCCATTTTCAGAACCAGATTTAATTTCTGCTCGAAGAAGGTCACCAGCACTGAGATGGGTGAACCCAAAGTGTTCGACAATATTTGCACACTGGGTGCCCTTTCCACTACCTGGACCACCTGTACAATTATTCAATCACAATCAAACTTATCAGACCACAAATATGTCAgatttcaaatgaaacttg contains these protein-coding regions:
- the LOC122063041 gene encoding UMP-CMP kinase 3-like isoform X1, whose amino-acid sequence is MGTVIDAANQKASGSLPNGKKVKVVFVLGGPGSGKGTQCANIVEHFGFTHLSAGDLLRAEIKSGSENGTMIQNMIKEGKIVPSEVTIKLLQRAMQESDNDKFLIDGFPRNEENRAAFEKVTGIIPEFVLFFDCSEEEMERRILNRNQGREDDNIDTIRKRFKVFLESSLPVVEYYDSKGKVRKIDAGKPIGEVFMDVKSVFSSIDAEVLA
- the LOC122063041 gene encoding UMP-CMP kinase 3-like isoform X2, with translation MGTVIDAANQKASGSLPNGKKVKVVFVLGGPGSGKGTQCANIVEHFGFTHLSAGDLLRAEIKSGSENGTMIQNMIKEGKIVPSEVTIKLLQRAMQESDNDKFLIDGFPRNEENRAAFEKVTGIIPEFVLFFDCSEEEMERRILNRNQGREDDNIDTIRKRFKVFLESSLPVVEYYDSKGKVRKIDAGKPIGEVFMDVKSVFSSIDAEVA